One genomic region from Prionailurus bengalensis isolate Pbe53 chromosome C1, Fcat_Pben_1.1_paternal_pri, whole genome shotgun sequence encodes:
- the LOC122480177 gene encoding mediator of RNA polymerase II transcription subunit 18 isoform X7 encodes MEAPPVTMMPVTGGTINMMEYLLQGSVLDHSLESLIHRLRGLCDNMEPETFLDHEMVFLLKGQQASPFVLRARRSMDRGGAPWHLRYLGQPEMGDKNRHALVRNCVDIATSENLTDFLMEMGFRMDHEFVAKGHLFRKGIMKIMVYKIFRILVPGNTDSTEALSLSYLVELSVVAPAGQDMVSDDMRNFAEQLKPLVHLEKIDPKRLM; translated from the exons ATGGAGGCACCTCCAGTCACCATGATGCCTGTCACTGGAGGCACCATTAATATGATGGAGTACCTGCTGCAAG GAAGCGTTTTAGATCACAGTTTGGAAAGCCTCATCCACCGCCTTCGTGGTTTGTGCGACAACATGGAACCCGAGACTTTCCTTGACCATGAGATGGTATTCCTCCTTAAGGGCCAGCAGGCCAGTCCGTTTGTTCTAAGGGCCCGGCGTTCTATGGATAGGGGAGGGGCACCCTGGCATCTGCGCTACCTGGGACAGCCAGAAATGGGAGACAAGAACCGCCATGCCCTGGTGCGAAATTGTGTGGACATTGCAACATCTGAGAACCTCACTGACTTCTTAATGGAAATGGGCTTCCGCATGGACCATGAGTTTGTCGCCAAGGGTCACTTATTTCGTAAGGGTATCATGAAGATTATGGTGTACAAGATCTTCCGCATCCTGGTGCCAGGAAACACAGACAGCACTGAGGCCTTGTCACTTTCTTATCTCGTGGAACTAAGTGTTGTCGCACCAGCTGGGCAGGACATGGTCTCTGATGACATGAGGAACTTTGCTGAGCAGCTGAAACCTCTGGTTCACCTAGAGAAAATAGACCCCAAAAGGCTCATGTGA